A region of Paenibacillus thiaminolyticus DNA encodes the following proteins:
- a CDS encoding acyltransferase — MAIDRSHAAPRKERIDEITILRAFAFFAIVLQHSIGEYIYRPDIPPEQAIFLGMIYHFTRYGTLTFVFLSAVILFYNYDYTVPYGNFLKRRAAAILAPFAIWTVIYGIYSLRGQLLAPEGWWLLASQFITPTYGYQLWFVLMIFQLYLIFPWLDRGARAIGRRIRSRAAVQGQIERRVVLLLAALAAAYAGLMYWSYSMAPAWDAPAWLRPLLGHRTMLLPFYFFYIALGIVCAWHVQRWRDLMRRSVPWSLLLFIIFYTYAGYRLLEAGVAPINLNISTYLKPSVFLLILAQLPLMYALALYVCRRKGRVYRILHKIGTYSFGGYLVHALVLGQIARFTRETPLAGMHAALTLMTWAAVAALSIGIMMLLDRLPFGVWLTGPMGRRQAASAKQLGSPAALPYR; from the coding sequence ATGGCAATTGATCGTTCTCACGCCGCACCGAGGAAGGAACGAATTGACGAAATCACCATCTTACGCGCGTTCGCGTTCTTCGCCATTGTGCTCCAGCACAGTATCGGAGAGTATATTTACCGGCCGGACATTCCGCCGGAACAAGCGATTTTTCTCGGGATGATCTATCATTTTACCCGGTATGGGACGTTGACGTTTGTTTTCTTGTCAGCGGTTATTCTATTCTACAATTACGATTACACCGTACCTTACGGGAACTTTTTGAAACGCCGGGCGGCCGCCATATTGGCACCGTTCGCCATCTGGACCGTCATATACGGGATATATTCGCTGCGAGGGCAACTGCTGGCGCCGGAAGGATGGTGGCTGCTGGCGAGCCAATTCATTACCCCGACCTACGGCTATCAGCTCTGGTTCGTGCTGATGATCTTCCAGTTATATCTTATCTTCCCATGGCTCGATCGCGGGGCCCGAGCTATCGGACGGCGGATTCGGTCCCGTGCCGCCGTGCAGGGGCAGATCGAACGGCGCGTTGTCCTGCTGTTGGCAGCATTGGCCGCAGCCTATGCGGGCCTGATGTACTGGTCCTACAGCATGGCTCCAGCCTGGGATGCGCCAGCCTGGCTGCGTCCGCTGCTCGGGCACCGGACGATGCTGCTGCCGTTCTATTTCTTCTATATCGCGCTAGGCATTGTCTGCGCATGGCATGTGCAGCGCTGGCGCGATCTGATGCGCCGAAGCGTGCCCTGGAGCCTGCTGCTGTTCATTATCTTCTACACCTATGCAGGCTATCGGCTGCTAGAGGCCGGTGTAGCGCCCATTAATTTGAATATTTCCACCTATCTCAAGCCGTCGGTGTTCCTGCTTATTCTCGCCCAACTGCCGCTGATGTATGCTCTTGCGCTCTATGTCTGCCGGCGGAAGGGAAGAGTTTACCGCATTTTGCACAAGATAGGCACCTATTCCTTCGGCGGTTATCTGGTTCACGCACTTGTCCTGGGACAGATTGCCCGCTTTACCCGCGAGACCCCGCTTGCAGGCATGCATGCTGCATTGACGCTGATGACGTGGGCCGCCGTCGCCGCCTTGTCGATCGGGATTATGATGCTGCTGGATCGGTTGCCGTTCGGCGTCTGGCTGACAGGACCGATGGGCCGCCGTCAGGCAGCTTCAGCCAAGCAACTGGGCAGTCCGGCTGCGCTGCCCTATCGATAG
- a CDS encoding NHLP leader peptide family RiPP precursor, whose translation MSINQMHMNQIVQRAWEDATFKEKLLADPKSAVKELLGISIPDHIQLTTVEEKLNQYVLVLPPNPSEVVNDTPVAKKGVWH comes from the coding sequence ATGTCTATTAATCAAATGCATATGAACCAAATCGTGCAAAGAGCATGGGAAGATGCCACGTTCAAAGAGAAGCTGCTTGCTGATCCAAAGTCCGCCGTCAAGGAATTATTAGGCATTTCGATTCCTGACCATATTCAATTGACTACGGTTGAAGAAAAGCTGAATCAGTATGTACTGGTCCTGCCGCCGAATCCGTCCGAAGTTGTGAATGATACCCCAGTTGCAAAAAAAGGCGTGTGGCATTAA
- a CDS encoding sensor histidine kinase, translated as MRTIFKYSAVSFLLLMAALLLCPSLLRAEAEQGELQVTQWQVLWETSARDWKDISSTDEGWIDVDIREDGPDKPEGIQSAWLRLTLPPLQWDKPGLWIEQVYAFEVEAFSEEGRRLFRSSRLFSFDMNSVLIGLDASEEEQVVYLHVKTPARQLGIHDTIRIGDYQELLPEYVKQGLVNVVMGSALILIAVVMLICTLFLRNIFFSSWLSLCVLILCAGIMIFTYSSFTYTFFIHTEVWSLVIYDFAMLVFFPLLTYYFEVTFGPGPYWIIRRLRQIQTAYSILSLAVLLLNVLSDNRFYDMYYFLSIRVLGFLILIQFVVLITASIRYAFDKDKDALLFCAGFVAFALITGCELIWFLLHPGYYYMVYWKWGILLFVVALIIILGRKIARNHEQVVQYSKELELYNHRLQRSEKMEIISELAASVAHEVRNPLQVTRGFLQLLEKQSGSKEKEYYHLALTELDRASGIITDFLTFAKPELNELALLNVREELEHVQGVLLPLANMQGAKITLEVMPDLTIEGNSSKFKQAFINLVKNSIEALHSNGWIQIAAHKQDGQVIIRIRDNGVGMDKKELARLGEPYYSNKTKGTGLGLMVTFRIIEVMQGKLEFHSEKGVGTEVTVTFPAVEKEQK; from the coding sequence GTGAGAACAATTTTTAAATATTCAGCGGTATCGTTCCTGCTTCTCATGGCGGCTCTTCTTCTGTGCCCTTCTCTTCTGCGGGCGGAAGCGGAGCAGGGGGAATTGCAGGTGACGCAATGGCAGGTGCTGTGGGAGACGTCGGCCCGGGATTGGAAGGACATTTCCTCCACGGATGAGGGCTGGATAGATGTCGATATTCGGGAAGACGGGCCCGATAAGCCCGAAGGGATTCAGTCGGCCTGGCTCCGGTTAACGCTGCCGCCGCTGCAGTGGGACAAGCCCGGTCTCTGGATTGAACAAGTATATGCCTTCGAAGTAGAGGCATTCTCGGAAGAAGGACGAAGACTGTTCCGCTCTTCGCGGCTGTTCTCCTTCGACATGAATTCGGTGCTTATTGGGCTGGATGCCAGCGAAGAGGAGCAGGTGGTTTATCTTCATGTCAAAACCCCTGCAAGACAGTTGGGCATTCATGACACGATTAGGATCGGAGACTATCAAGAGCTGCTTCCCGAGTATGTCAAGCAAGGACTCGTCAATGTCGTCATGGGGAGCGCCCTCATACTTATTGCGGTGGTCATGCTCATTTGCACTCTTTTCCTCCGGAACATATTTTTCTCAAGCTGGTTGTCACTCTGCGTGCTTATTCTGTGCGCGGGCATTATGATTTTTACGTACTCATCGTTCACATATACGTTTTTTATCCATACCGAAGTATGGTCGCTCGTTATTTATGATTTTGCGATGCTGGTCTTTTTTCCGCTGCTTACCTATTATTTCGAAGTGACGTTCGGTCCGGGCCCATATTGGATTATCCGCAGGCTCCGGCAGATCCAGACCGCGTATTCGATTCTATCTCTGGCTGTGCTGCTCCTTAATGTTTTGTCGGATAACCGCTTTTATGATATGTACTATTTCCTGTCGATTCGGGTGCTCGGCTTCCTGATCCTGATTCAGTTCGTCGTGCTGATCACGGCGTCCATCCGTTATGCGTTCGACAAAGATAAAGACGCTCTTCTGTTCTGCGCCGGATTTGTCGCCTTTGCGTTGATTACCGGATGCGAATTAATCTGGTTCCTGCTTCATCCGGGCTATTATTATATGGTGTACTGGAAGTGGGGGATCCTGCTCTTCGTCGTGGCCCTTATCATTATTCTGGGCCGCAAAATCGCGCGCAATCACGAGCAGGTCGTTCAATATTCGAAGGAGCTGGAGCTGTACAACCACCGGCTTCAACGTTCGGAGAAGATGGAGATCATTAGCGAGCTGGCCGCTTCCGTCGCCCATGAAGTACGGAATCCGCTGCAGGTGACGCGGGGCTTCCTCCAACTGCTGGAGAAGCAATCCGGCTCGAAGGAGAAGGAGTACTATCATTTGGCGCTGACCGAACTGGATCGGGCATCTGGCATTATTACCGATTTCCTCACCTTCGCGAAGCCCGAGCTGAATGAGCTCGCCCTGCTGAATGTGCGGGAGGAATTGGAGCATGTCCAAGGGGTTCTCCTGCCGCTGGCCAACATGCAGGGGGCGAAGATTACGCTCGAAGTGATGCCCGATCTCACGATTGAAGGGAACTCGTCCAAGTTCAAGCAGGCATTTATCAATCTGGTCAAGAACAGCATTGAGGCTCTGCACAGCAACGGATGGATCCAGATTGCCGCTCATAAGCAGGACGGGCAGGTCATCATCCGGATTCGGGACAACGGAGTAGGAATGGACAAGAAGGAACTGGCGCGGCTGGGCGAGCCTTATTACTCGAACAAAACGAAGGGTACGGGCCTAGGGTTGATGGTGACCTTCCGCATCATCGAAGTAATGCAGGGCAAGCTGGAGTTCCACAGCGAGAAAGGCGTCGGAACCGAGGTTACCGTAACTTTTCCGGCCGTGGAGAAGGAACAGAAGTAA
- a CDS encoding HAD family hydrolase — translation MQFVFDLDGTICFRGKPLTDPIVQCLKDLGQKGHEVIFASARPLRDMLPVLPESLHGGSLIGGNGSMIAKEGRVVHTEAFTAEQASTLLALIAEHEAAYLIDSDWDYAYTGPDDHPIRNNLDPSRLARCIALEELKTIVKILILSARDMEGLAEKLSRLGVVVHRHRHEDVIDLSPPNIHKWNALQRLGVKESSFIAFGNDANDIPMFRTAGHAVMIGHHPELAAYATEEIPLQGDDEPRIIAKIQELAARLPLLASS, via the coding sequence TTGCAATTTGTGTTTGACTTGGATGGTACTATATGCTTCCGCGGGAAGCCGCTGACGGACCCGATTGTGCAATGTCTGAAGGACTTGGGCCAAAAGGGCCATGAAGTGATCTTTGCCTCTGCCCGCCCGCTTCGGGATATGCTGCCTGTGCTCCCTGAATCTCTCCATGGCGGTTCGCTTATCGGGGGCAACGGCTCCATGATTGCCAAGGAAGGCCGGGTCGTGCACACCGAAGCCTTCACGGCAGAGCAAGCTTCGACACTGCTTGCGCTTATCGCCGAGCATGAAGCCGCCTACCTCATCGATAGCGACTGGGATTATGCTTATACCGGTCCGGACGACCATCCGATTCGGAACAATCTCGACCCGTCCCGGCTGGCGCGCTGCATTGCCCTCGAAGAGCTGAAGACGATAGTGAAGATTCTGATCCTATCTGCTCGCGATATGGAAGGTCTGGCGGAGAAGCTGTCCCGCCTCGGGGTCGTCGTGCATCGTCACCGCCACGAGGACGTCATCGACCTCAGTCCGCCGAATATTCATAAATGGAACGCGCTCCAACGCCTCGGCGTCAAGGAAAGCAGCTTCATCGCCTTCGGCAACGACGCGAATGATATCCCGATGTTCCGGACGGCCGGGCATGCGGTCATGATCGGCCATCATCCGGAGCTGGCGGCCTATGCAACGGAAGAAATTCCGCTACAAGGAGACGATGAACCGCGCATTATCGCCAAGATCCAGGAGCTCGCGGCACGGCTTCCATTGCTGGCCTCGAGTTGA
- a CDS encoding AIM24 family protein, whose product MDIIFEHESQMNGQAVTFRVQEGEQVNVLHPQQIIAYRGAPDGRTDRLMTAKGMYRKKKLIQARFTGPCEFLTALPPGFSMKPVPLTGESDLLYDVRHLLFYTEGITMQTRILSMKNMLITQDVVKVKFSGEGQIGILTQGTACDAELHPDQPLYVDAGSVIAYPENAKLELCVYGNHLASQHMNYHWKMTGRGTVLIQAGRQNQSLVHEMNDEGLFKRILREVIPFGGVFIK is encoded by the coding sequence ATGGACATTATATTTGAACACGAGAGCCAGATGAACGGACAAGCCGTCACCTTCCGCGTTCAAGAGGGAGAACAGGTGAACGTGCTCCATCCGCAGCAGATTATCGCCTATCGCGGCGCTCCCGACGGGCGCACTGATCGGCTGATGACCGCCAAGGGCATGTACCGCAAGAAGAAGCTTATCCAGGCCCGCTTCACCGGACCCTGCGAATTTCTGACCGCGCTGCCCCCCGGGTTCAGCATGAAGCCCGTTCCATTGACCGGGGAGAGCGACCTGCTCTATGACGTGCGGCATCTGCTGTTCTATACGGAAGGCATCACGATGCAGACACGCATTTTGAGCATGAAGAACATGCTCATCACGCAGGATGTCGTCAAGGTGAAATTCTCCGGCGAAGGGCAGATTGGCATCCTGACCCAAGGCACCGCTTGCGATGCCGAGCTCCATCCGGATCAGCCGCTCTACGTGGACGCAGGCAGCGTTATCGCCTACCCCGAGAATGCGAAGCTGGAATTATGCGTATACGGCAATCATCTGGCCAGCCAACATATGAATTATCATTGGAAAATGACGGGCAGGGGTACCGTTCTCATCCAGGCCGGACGGCAGAATCAATCGCTCGTGCACGAGATGAACGATGAAGGACTGTTCAAGCGCATTCTGCGCGAGGTTATCCCGTTCGGGGGCGTATTTATCAAATAG
- a CDS encoding sensor histidine kinase, with protein sequence MSVRRYITVFFLFLMLFGWLMDPAIAQAEPEPQSIKLYEWEMQWETSPRMWEDIASTREGWEKVDSRKSIPKLPEGVKSAWIRIRLPELDLNYTTLYFKKLYANAVEIWGDDGRRLFHDERNYFYDVYHILLPLDPNCRTVYIHMTASIDRIGIQLPVVMGEYQQVQAEYAKEGILEIVLGSAMILIALIMLLCAIFLRGIELPSWLSLTLVIFSLGVISITYSKFTYMFFDNFGHISVMLFDLAMMLLFPCLTYFFMRFLGNGPYKIIWKFFIFQVVFSGVWLLLFLYFFIIIEEPAHPLYTLFSFEVFSVYMIIQFTLLIMFSISRAIRKNKDAILFAVGFSLFSIMTVAEVIWYIFVSRDYELYLWKWGLLSFVICLILILGRKIAENHRRVISYAKELELFNGKLQQSEKMEILSELAASVAHEVRNPLQVTRGFLQLLGGKSGTKEQKYLNLALTELDRASEIITDFLTFAKPELDEIQVLDVADELRHIEGILMPMATMHGGAIELDANPDLRIQGNSSKFKQAFINMIKNSIEAFTQKGLIRIEAYERGSQVIIRIEDNGIGMDEEELKRLGEPYFSNKTKGTGLGLMVTFRIIEVMQGKLHVASEKGVGTVITISFPAIPK encoded by the coding sequence ATGAGTGTGCGAAGATACATAACCGTCTTCTTCTTATTCCTGATGCTGTTCGGGTGGCTTATGGACCCTGCCATCGCCCAAGCGGAGCCGGAGCCGCAGAGCATCAAGCTGTACGAATGGGAGATGCAGTGGGAGACGAGTCCTAGGATGTGGGAGGACATCGCTTCTACCCGGGAAGGCTGGGAGAAGGTAGATAGCAGGAAATCGATTCCGAAGCTGCCGGAGGGCGTAAAATCGGCATGGATTCGGATTCGGTTGCCGGAATTGGATTTGAACTATACGACGTTATATTTTAAGAAGCTGTACGCCAATGCGGTGGAAATATGGGGAGATGACGGCAGAAGGCTGTTCCATGATGAAAGAAATTACTTTTATGATGTTTACCATATCCTTTTGCCTTTAGATCCGAACTGTAGAACGGTATACATTCATATGACCGCAAGCATTGATCGAATCGGCATCCAGCTTCCGGTAGTTATGGGTGAATATCAACAAGTTCAAGCGGAGTATGCCAAAGAAGGAATTTTAGAAATCGTGCTTGGCAGTGCAATGATTCTTATTGCCCTCATAATGTTGTTATGTGCAATTTTTTTACGTGGAATTGAACTGCCGAGTTGGCTCTCGCTGACACTTGTCATATTTTCGCTGGGCGTAATATCAATTACGTATTCCAAGTTTACTTATATGTTTTTTGATAATTTTGGACACATCAGCGTCATGTTATTTGATTTGGCGATGATGCTTTTGTTTCCTTGCCTGACCTACTTTTTTATGAGATTTTTAGGAAACGGTCCTTACAAAATAATTTGGAAATTCTTTATTTTCCAGGTTGTCTTTTCTGGAGTTTGGCTCCTATTATTTTTGTATTTCTTTATTATCATAGAAGAGCCTGCTCATCCTTTATATACCTTATTTTCATTTGAAGTATTCAGTGTCTATATGATTATTCAATTTACTCTATTGATAATGTTCTCAATTAGCCGTGCCATTCGAAAGAACAAAGATGCTATTTTATTTGCAGTTGGTTTTAGCTTGTTCTCCATTATGACAGTTGCAGAAGTCATTTGGTATATTTTTGTTTCCCGGGATTACGAACTGTATTTATGGAAATGGGGCCTTCTCAGTTTTGTTATCTGTCTTATCCTTATACTGGGGCGTAAAATTGCGGAAAATCATCGCCGTGTCATCTCCTATGCCAAGGAGCTGGAGCTGTTCAACGGTAAGCTGCAGCAGTCCGAGAAGATGGAGATATTAAGCGAGCTGGCCGCATCGGTTGCGCACGAAGTAAGGAATCCGCTGCAGGTGACCCGTGGATTCCTGCAGTTGCTCGGTGGCAAGAGTGGAACGAAGGAACAAAAATATTTGAACCTTGCCTTGACCGAACTTGATCGGGCCTCCGAAATCATTACCGATTTCTTAACGTTTGCGAAGCCGGAGCTGGATGAGATTCAAGTCCTCGATGTAGCTGATGAGTTGAGGCATATCGAGGGCATTTTGATGCCGATGGCCACAATGCATGGGGGAGCGATCGAATTGGATGCTAATCCGGATCTCCGGATTCAGGGGAACTCATCTAAGTTCAAGCAAGCTTTTATTAACATGATTAAAAACAGTATTGAGGCTTTCACCCAAAAAGGACTGATTCGGATCGAGGCTTATGAGCGGGGAAGTCAGGTTATTATCCGGATAGAGGATAACGGTATCGGCATGGACGAGGAGGAGCTGAAGCGGCTTGGGGAGCCGTACTTCTCGAACAAGACGAAGGGAACTGGTCTCGGCCTAATGGTTACCTTCCGTATAATTGAAGTGATGCAAGGGAAGCTGCATGTTGCGAGCGAGAAGGGAGTCGGAACCGTTATTACCATTTCCTTTCCCGCTATCCCAAAATAA
- a CDS encoding LacI family DNA-binding transcriptional regulator, which produces MDRFAKPPSAGGAPSTTPPLISGAANMHPEAPGNVRRAGGEYQEQPTGDARKHSPRNSGTIGLFIVQDHNRIYEDDLFYGAIVGAIISQCGERGYRTLVTILDVSDATPLLRLYEQKSIDAGLLISWSDVQGIVDQVSRAGFVIGVLNQNNVSQSATVLPAPYLDNRKSAYEATRYLLELGHRDVAIITGPTGQPCSSERLAGFLDAALGQGVEVPDSRIWCGDFTEQAGAAAAMQWLEADDLPAAVFCSNDLMAYGLLKVLRRQQVAVPERLSVVGFDDLIISRYTCPPLTTMSIPRTEMAAYVTNRLIHQLENPEEAYPLPVFRAKLMVRESCRAVRVPDFV; this is translated from the coding sequence ATGGATAGATTCGCTAAGCCCCCGTCGGCGGGAGGAGCGCCCAGCACCACGCCTCCGTTGATCAGCGGTGCCGCCAACATGCATCCGGAAGCGCCAGGCAACGTACGCAGAGCAGGGGGAGAATATCAGGAACAACCGACCGGGGACGCCCGGAAGCACTCCCCCCGGAACTCAGGTACCATCGGGCTGTTCATTGTCCAGGACCATAACAGGATCTATGAGGATGACTTGTTCTATGGCGCGATCGTGGGCGCCATTATCAGCCAGTGCGGGGAACGGGGCTACCGGACGCTGGTCACCATACTGGACGTGTCAGATGCAACCCCGCTGCTTCGCTTATATGAACAGAAGAGCATCGACGCGGGACTTCTTATTAGCTGGTCTGATGTGCAGGGCATCGTCGATCAAGTCAGCCGGGCCGGGTTCGTGATCGGGGTTCTCAATCAGAACAACGTCTCCCAGTCCGCTACCGTGCTGCCGGCTCCTTATTTGGATAACCGGAAGAGCGCTTATGAGGCGACCCGCTATTTGCTTGAGCTGGGCCATCGCGACGTGGCCATCATTACAGGTCCTACGGGGCAGCCCTGCTCTTCCGAACGCCTGGCCGGATTTCTCGATGCGGCGCTCGGCCAAGGTGTGGAGGTGCCGGATTCACGCATATGGTGCGGGGATTTCACCGAACAGGCCGGGGCGGCCGCCGCTATGCAATGGCTGGAGGCAGACGATCTCCCCGCTGCGGTGTTCTGCTCCAATGATCTGATGGCGTACGGGCTGCTGAAGGTGCTGCGTCGGCAACAGGTAGCGGTCCCTGAACGTCTGTCCGTCGTTGGCTTCGACGATCTGATTATCTCGCGGTATACTTGTCCGCCGTTGACAACGATGTCCATCCCGCGGACAGAGATGGCCGCGTATGTGACGAACCGGCTCATTCATCAGTTGGAAAACCCGGAAGAAGCATATCCGCTGCCGGTCTTCCGCGCGAAGCTCATGGTGCGGGAGTCGTGCCGGGCCGTCCGCGTTCCGGATTTCGTGTAG
- a CDS encoding methionine synthase I — protein sequence MKWFDDYKEDLEAIFAEAARLISSFPAPLQEMGLHYLEKSNPLLTESSNYVCYLLPFWLQKATEAERSDCRRLGMAGVFMMLHYCLLDDVMDSPEQRGWHKTLALGHLCYIEYERVYRELFPSCSPFWHAFNRYSAEWAEAVSMEQEQDFFQSERIKIAHKASPVKLSAVGAAYLGGTDHLLPDITAAVETVLVTLQMSDDAEDWEKDLREGSYNCLLSWIRSMTDRPSGAPLTPDEVRQAITVSDALQGYAAIATEDHARLQQLPVASPNLLAFHQAMVDSLRQEAEYIYEERNKLMSGGFSYILSNLAK from the coding sequence ATGAAATGGTTCGACGACTACAAGGAGGATTTGGAGGCGATATTCGCAGAGGCGGCGCGCCTTATCTCATCATTCCCGGCACCGTTGCAGGAGATGGGCCTTCACTATTTGGAAAAGTCCAACCCGCTGCTTACTGAGTCCAGTAACTATGTCTGCTATTTGCTGCCGTTCTGGCTGCAGAAGGCCACCGAAGCGGAGCGAAGCGATTGCCGACGCTTGGGAATGGCCGGCGTCTTCATGATGCTGCACTATTGCTTGCTCGATGATGTCATGGACAGCCCTGAGCAGAGAGGGTGGCATAAGACGTTGGCGCTGGGACATCTGTGCTACATCGAATATGAAAGGGTCTACCGTGAACTGTTCCCTTCCTGCTCGCCGTTCTGGCATGCCTTCAACCGCTACAGCGCCGAATGGGCCGAAGCCGTCAGCATGGAGCAGGAGCAGGACTTCTTCCAGAGCGAACGGATTAAAATCGCGCACAAAGCGTCACCCGTCAAGCTGTCCGCCGTGGGAGCCGCTTATCTTGGCGGAACGGATCATTTACTGCCCGACATCACGGCCGCGGTAGAGACTGTGCTCGTCACGCTACAAATGTCCGATGACGCAGAGGACTGGGAGAAGGATTTGCGGGAAGGGAGTTACAATTGCCTTTTGTCCTGGATCCGCTCCATGACGGACCGGCCGTCTGGCGCTCCGCTGACGCCCGACGAGGTGCGCCAGGCCATCACGGTGTCCGACGCCTTGCAGGGCTATGCTGCCATCGCGACAGAGGACCATGCCCGGCTCCAGCAGCTTCCTGTCGCCTCCCCGAACTTGCTCGCCTTCCATCAGGCGATGGTTGACAGTCTGAGGCAAGAAGCGGAGTACATATATGAAGAAAGAAATAAGCTGATGTCGGGCGGATTTTCATATATATTGTCTAATCTAGCAAAATAG
- a CDS encoding MFS transporter yields MDIFQNRNFTLMFAGRILTNIGDSLYAVAAMWLVYDLGGSTLYTGLAGFLSLIPRLIQLLSGPIIDRLPIRSILVYTQLLQGILLLIVPLAAYGGFLSVGLVLTLTPILSACNMWVYPAQLSALPRLVAKKHLTQGNSLFSIAYQGMEVACNALSGALIALLGAISLYLWNSVGFFIGALLFAQIRIPATATEERKLHAEPKPASHPVRKYISDMREGIRLLVATPLSRLLFGVIAINAAGGATFSLLPAFSSQIGGPGIYGILLTAQALCSLIGAICSPYVKLERLRLGFLYSIAYLSCGILWSLSVFSPWIWLTVLLYGLAWLPGGAVNVLINTVIQKGVPQRQLGVVFAAASGLSGIASPIGSLIGGSLGTLLPSAGVIASCGLAVAAVGLYWSLDAVSRSLPATDAMKEGFFAARNPSLRLERQQSDLQG; encoded by the coding sequence TTGGACATTTTTCAAAACCGGAATTTCACGCTTATGTTCGCGGGGCGCATCCTGACGAACATCGGAGACAGCCTCTATGCCGTGGCAGCGATGTGGCTTGTGTATGACTTGGGCGGTTCCACGCTGTATACGGGACTGGCGGGCTTTTTATCCCTTATTCCCAGACTGATTCAGCTTCTGTCCGGGCCCATCATCGACCGCCTCCCCATTCGGAGCATTCTCGTATACACCCAGCTCCTGCAGGGCATTCTGCTGCTCATCGTTCCGCTGGCGGCGTATGGCGGATTTTTGAGCGTTGGCCTGGTGCTCACCCTTACGCCGATATTGTCCGCATGCAATATGTGGGTCTATCCGGCGCAATTGTCGGCGCTGCCCCGATTGGTGGCGAAGAAGCATCTTACCCAGGGCAATTCCCTGTTCTCGATTGCCTATCAGGGCATGGAAGTAGCCTGCAATGCATTGTCAGGCGCGCTCATCGCACTGCTCGGCGCCATCTCGCTGTATCTCTGGAATTCGGTCGGCTTCTTCATTGGAGCCCTTCTCTTTGCGCAGATCCGTATTCCCGCTACCGCAACCGAGGAAAGAAAGCTGCACGCGGAGCCGAAGCCAGCCTCTCATCCGGTGAGGAAATATATATCCGACATGAGAGAAGGCATACGGCTTCTGGTGGCAACGCCCCTCTCCCGGCTTCTCTTCGGGGTCATCGCCATTAATGCCGCCGGGGGAGCGACCTTCAGTCTTCTGCCTGCTTTTAGCAGCCAGATTGGAGGACCTGGAATTTATGGCATTCTGCTGACGGCGCAAGCGCTCTGCAGTCTGATCGGCGCCATATGCTCGCCTTATGTGAAGCTGGAGCGCCTCCGGCTAGGCTTCCTGTATTCCATCGCCTATCTGTCATGCGGAATCTTATGGTCGCTGAGCGTATTCAGCCCCTGGATATGGCTTACCGTTCTCCTCTATGGCCTGGCCTGGCTTCCCGGCGGAGCCGTCAATGTCCTTATCAACACTGTCATTCAAAAAGGCGTCCCGCAGCGCCAATTGGGCGTTGTGTTCGCGGCGGCTTCCGGGTTAAGCGGAATCGCTTCACCGATCGGAAGCCTGATCGGCGGCAGCCTCGGCACGCTGCTGCCCAGCGCCGGAGTCATCGCTTCCTGCGGATTAGCGGTGGCGGCCGTCGGGCTCTACTGGTCGCTCGATGCCGTCTCGCGGAGCTTGCCGGCCACCGATGCGATGAAGGAGGGGTTCTTCGCGGCACGCAATCCATCCCTCCGGCTGGAACGCCAGCAGTCAGATCTTCAAGGATAG
- a CDS encoding helix-turn-helix domain-containing protein: MDVTPQSSLPISVEQSKLLGSAKRIKIIAALQDKPKTAKQVADELKQTPGSIHYHIQKLYEGGLIDLVDTQSAGGIIEKYYKAKAKWYSSEGDQFNDPALAQDLDDVSRTLLSLRLYLSPEQREELVSEFRSLLEQWVRKTADNHEDNSQEFAIGVKMVSTEQKS; this comes from the coding sequence ATGGACGTAACACCGCAGTCCTCTCTTCCGATCTCAGTCGAACAATCCAAGCTGCTTGGCAGTGCCAAGCGAATCAAGATTATTGCCGCCCTTCAAGACAAGCCCAAGACAGCGAAGCAGGTCGCCGATGAACTGAAGCAGACACCCGGCAGCATTCACTACCATATACAGAAGCTGTATGAAGGCGGGCTGATTGATCTCGTGGATACCCAGTCAGCGGGCGGAATTATTGAAAAGTACTACAAGGCGAAGGCCAAATGGTACAGCTCGGAGGGCGATCAATTCAACGATCCGGCATTGGCGCAAGATCTGGATGACGTATCCCGTACCCTGCTCAGCCTCCGGTTGTATCTCTCACCCGAGCAGCGGGAGGAGCTTGTATCCGAGTTTCGTTCTTTGCTGGAGCAGTGGGTCCGGAAAACGGCGGACAATCATGAAGATAACAGTCAGGAGTTCGCGATTGGCGTGAAGATGGTGTCAACGGAGCAGAAGTCTTGA